From Curtobacterium sp. MCBA15_012:
GGCTCGCGACGGTGCGCGGCAGCATCGCCGACGCGGCACGCGTCGCTGGACGCAGCGTCGACGAGCTGACGCTCGTCGTCGTCACGAAGTACCACCCGGCGTCGCTCGTCCGCGAACTGGCGGCACTCGGCGTCACCGACGTGGGGGAGAACCGCCACCAGGAGGCGCAGGCGAAGGCCGCGGAGCTCGCCGACCTCGGGCTGACCTGGCACTTCGTCGGCCAGCTCCAGTCGAAGAAGGCGCGGCAGGTCCGCCGCTACGCCGACGTCGTGCACTCGCTCGACCGGGACTCCGTCGTCGACGCCTTCGCGCCCACCGAGGCCGAGCCCGACCCGCGCGTCGTCGAGGGCTTCGTGCAGGTGAACCTCACCGACGACCCGGGCCGTGGCGGCGTGCAGCCCGACGCCGTCGAGGCCATGGTCGAGCGGGTGCTCGCGACCGGGACCGTCCGCCTGCGCGGTGTGATGGCGGTCGCGCCGCTCGAGGGGTCGCCCCGCGCCGCGTTCGCCCGGCTGCGGACGATCTCGGAGCGGGTGGCGTCGCTGGCGCCCGGCGCGACCGACATCTCCGCGGGGATGAGCGGTGACCACGCCGAGGCGATCGCCGAGGGCGCGACACACCTGCGGATCGGGACCGCAATCACGGGAAACCGACCGGTCGCGCCCTAGCCTCGTGGCAGGGCACCCACGAGCAAGCACGACCGGAGGAACCATGGCCAACCCGCTCAAGAAGACGATGGTCTACCTCGGCCTCGCCGACGAGGAACTGTACGAGGACGAGCGGCAGGAAGCTCCCGCGCAGCAGCGGCAGCACGCCGCTCCCGCCCCCGCCGCAGCCCCGTCGGTGGCGCCCGTGCAGGAGACCCCGGCACCCGCGGCCGCTCCGGCAGCGGCACCCGCGGAGCCCAAGACGCACACCCACCAGCGCGGCGCCCAGGTCACCCCGCTCCGCCGCTCGCACACGACCGCACAGAAGGCGACCCCGGTCCAGGAAATGAACGAGATCCTCACCGTCCACCCGCGCGAGTACAAGGACGCCCAGTCCATCGCCGAGAGCTTCCGCGACGGGATCCCCGTCATCATCAACCTCTCGCAGATGACCGAGACCGACGCCCGTCGCATGATCGACTTCGCGTCGGGGCTGTCCCTCGGGCTGTACGGCAAGATCGAGCGCGTGACCAACAAGGTCTTCCTGCTGTCGCCCGCCCACGTCGCGGTGAGCGGCGAGCCGGCTGAGGTAGAGTCCGACATCGAGGCGTCCTTCTTCGCCCAGTCCTGAGCCGGCCCCCGGTTCACCCGCCCCCGTGCGGCCGTCGGTCTGACGGGCGCACCCGAGCCGAGCGAGCCCCATCGTGTCACTGGTCTTCGGGATCCTGTCCTTCGCCCTCCTCCTCTACTTCTTCGTGATGTGGGGCCGGTTCGCGCTCGACATCGTGCAGGCGTACAACCGGTCGTGGCGTCCCCGGGGCGGCGTGCTCGTGCTCTCGGAGTTCGTGTACACCGTGACCGACCCGCCGATCCGGGCCGTGCGCAAGCTCCTCCCGCCGTTGCGGATGGGGCCGGTCGCACTCGACTTCGGGTGGACCATCGTCATGCTCGTCGTGATCATCCTCCGGGTGATCGTCGGCACGCTCGCCCGGTCGTTCTGACCGGATCGGTCCCGACACGCGCCACGCCGGGGCCCGGACACCGTTCCGGGCACGGTGTCGGTGTACGGTGGTCGGGATCGAGGCCCGCTCCGGCAGGCCTCCGCACCACTCGGCACGGCTGGTAGGTTCGGTCGTGACGCAAGTGGTTCCACACGTTCAGCAGTTCTATCGAGGTGACGGCAATGGCTTTGACGCCGGAAGACGTAGTCAACAAGCGGTTCCAGCCGACGAAGTTCCGTGAGGGCTACGACCAGGACGAGGTCGACGACTTCCTGGACGAGGTCGTCGTCGAGCTCCGTCGTCTGACGGCCGAGAACGACGAGCTGCGCCAGCGCCTGCAGTCGGCCGAGTCCGCGCCGAAGCTGGCGAAGGACGAGCAGTCGGCACCGGCCTCCGCTCCGGAGCCCGAGCCCACCCCGGCCCCCGTCGCCGCAGCACCGGAGCCCGCTCCGGTCGCCGCCGCCGCGCCGGCCTCGTCGACGGTCCCCGCCGACGAGGACACCGAGGGCACCACGAACCTCCTCACGCTCGCTCGTCGTCTGCACGAGGAGCACGTCCGCGAGGGCGTCGAGAAGCGTGACGCGCTCATCGCCGAGGGCACCGCGCAGGCCGCCCGCCTGGTCTCCGAGGCCGAGGCGAAGCAGCGCCAGATCATCGCGGACACCGAGAACACCAACCGCCAGCGCGTGCAGGTGCTCGAGCAGGAGCAGCGCCAGCTCGAGGGCAAGATCGACGAGCTCCGCACGTTCGAGCGCGACTACCGTGCGCAGCTCAAGAGCTACATCCAGGGGCAGCTCGCCGAGCTCGACGGTTCGGGCTCCGAGCAGTCCGGCCTCACCCCCGCGCCGGCATCGGCGCAGGGCTTCGGCAACTGACGTTGGTCCGACCAGCACCATCGGCGAAGGTCAGTGTCCGCGCTATCGCGGCACTGGCCTTCGCCGCTGTCGTCGTGGTGGCGCTCGACCAGGGCGTGAAGGCCCTCGTCGTCGCGAACCTGCCGTACGGCCAGCCCGTCGCCGTCCTCGGTGACGCCCTGCAGTTCTTCTACGTGCGGAACCCCGGCGCCGCGTTCTCGTTCGCGGTCAACATGACGTGGGTGTTCTCGATCGTGTCGACGGCCGTGGTCGTGGCGATCATCGTCTTCGCGCGGCGCATCCGGTCGATGTGGTGGGCGCTCGTCCTGGGCATGCTGCTCGGCGGCGCGCTCGGCAACCTGCTCGACCGGCTCTTCCGTGAGCCCGGCTTCGGTCGCGGGCACGTGGTCGACTTCATCTCCACGCCGTGGATGATGCCGGCGATCTACAACATCGCGGACGCGTTCATCTGCGTCAGCATGGTCGTGTTCGTGCTGCTCGTCGTGTTCGGGGTCAACCTCGACGGGACGCGCACGCCGTCGGCGAAGCAGCAGCGCGCCGACGCCGCGGCCGCCGCCTCGTCGTCCGACGACGACGTCGAGCGCGTCGCGCACCGCGTCGCGGACGACGGGACCGCCGCCCGTGACGCAGCCGTCCCGACGACCGCGGCCGACGCTGCGGACGCGGGTCGCGCCTCCCGGCCGGCCGACCGCGCCACGGACCCGCGCGGGCCGCACGACCTCCGCGACGCGCTCGGACACGACGCGACGTGAGCGTCGAGTCCCGGTCCCTGCCCGTGCCGGACGGGCTCGCGGGCGAGCGCGTCGACGCCGCCCTCGCGAAGCTGCTCGGCTTCAGCCGGTCGTTCGCGGCCGACGTCGTCGCCGCGGGCGGCGTCAGCGTCGACGGCGTGACGGTCGGCAAGTCCGACCGGCTGCACGCCGACTCCTGGCTCGAGGTGTCGTGGTCGCCCAAGGAGCCGCCGCGGATCGTCCCGGTCGAGGTGCCGGGCATGACGATCGTCCACGACGACGAGGACATCGTCGTCGTCGACAAGCCAGTCGGTGTCGCCGCGCACCCGTCGCCCGGGTGGGACGGCCCGACCGTCCCCGGGGGGCTCGCCGCCGCGGGCTTCACGATCGCGACCTCCGGCGCCGCCGAGCGCGCGGGCATCGTGCACCGGCTCGACGTCGGGACGTCCGGGCTCATGGTCGTCGCGAAGACCGAGACCGCGTACACGCACCTGAAGCGGGCGTTCAAGGAGCGGACCGTCGAGAAGGTCTACCACGCGCTCGCGCAGGGGCACCCCGACCCGAGCTCCGGCACGATCGACGCGCCCATCGGACGGCACCCGTCGAGCGACTGGAAGTTCGCGGTCACCGCGGACGGCAAGCCGAGCGTGACGCACTACGAGACCCTCGAGGCGTTCCGAGCCGCGTCGCTGCTCGAGGTGCACCTGGAGACCGGGCGCACCCACCAGATCCGCGTGCACATGGCCGCCACCCGTCACCCGCTCGTCGGGGACACCACGTACGGCGCCGACCCGGTGCTCGCCGGGGAGCTCGGGCTGACGCGGCAGTGGCTCGACGCGGTCCGGCTCGGCTTCGCGCACCCGCGCACGGGGGAGTGGGTGTCGTTCGAGGCGTCCTACCCCGAGGACCTGCAGGTCGCGCTCGACCGGATCCGAGCCGCGTCCGCCTGACGGCGACCGCCGCCGGGCCACGCGCCGCCGGGCGGGCGGCGCCGGGCGGGCGGCGCGTGGCAGCGTGGCGGCGCCGCCCTGGCCGAGCGGGCCCGATCCGTCCCACTCGGTGCGTCCGCCCGACGGTCCGCACCCGCTCGGCGAACACCGCGCGGCGTGTCCTGCGCGTTCGTTCGGTGCCGAGCCAGTCCACGCCCGGACGGGAGGCGCGTTGCGGCGCCGCCACGCGCCTCCCGTCCGGCACCGGGTCGCGTCCACCGTCGGCCCCCGAGCGGGCACGTTCCGTCTCGATCGGCGCCATCAGGCGACGTGTACCGCCCGCTCCGCGGAACGCGCTCGGCATGTCCTGTCCGCTCGGCAGGGCCGGCCCGCTCGGCGAGCCGAGCGGGCCTTCTCCGTCACGGTGGCCGGCATCGGGCGACGCGAACCGCCCGATCGGCGCAACGCCCGTGGCGTGTCCTGCCCGCTCGCGGGGCGGGCAGCGCCGGACGCCGGTCGGCGCTCGCGTCGGACACGCGCGGGAACGTCTGCGGTCACGTCGAACACGCGCGGGAACGTCGCCGGTCGCGGTTAGGCTGGTCCCGCCCCGCAGCAGACCGTCGAACCGGAGGTACCGTGTCGGACACCGACTCCTTCGTCCACCTGCACGTGCACAGCGAGTACTCGA
This genomic window contains:
- a CDS encoding cell division protein SepF — protein: MANPLKKTMVYLGLADEELYEDERQEAPAQQRQHAAPAPAAAPSVAPVQETPAPAAAPAAAPAEPKTHTHQRGAQVTPLRRSHTTAQKATPVQEMNEILTVHPREYKDAQSIAESFRDGIPVIINLSQMTETDARRMIDFASGLSLGLYGKIERVTNKVFLLSPAHVAVSGEPAEVESDIEASFFAQS
- a CDS encoding DivIVA domain-containing protein, which codes for MALTPEDVVNKRFQPTKFREGYDQDEVDDFLDEVVVELRRLTAENDELRQRLQSAESAPKLAKDEQSAPASAPEPEPTPAPVAAAPEPAPVAAAAPASSTVPADEDTEGTTNLLTLARRLHEEHVREGVEKRDALIAEGTAQAARLVSEAEAKQRQIIADTENTNRQRVQVLEQEQRQLEGKIDELRTFERDYRAQLKSYIQGQLAELDGSGSEQSGLTPAPASAQGFGN
- the lspA gene encoding signal peptidase II, with translation MVRPAPSAKVSVRAIAALAFAAVVVVALDQGVKALVVANLPYGQPVAVLGDALQFFYVRNPGAAFSFAVNMTWVFSIVSTAVVVAIIVFARRIRSMWWALVLGMLLGGALGNLLDRLFREPGFGRGHVVDFISTPWMMPAIYNIADAFICVSMVVFVLLVVFGVNLDGTRTPSAKQQRADAAAAASSSDDDVERVAHRVADDGTAARDAAVPTTAADAADAGRASRPADRATDPRGPHDLRDALGHDAT
- a CDS encoding YggS family pyridoxal phosphate-dependent enzyme, coding for MAADTRLPSASSPDDGREARAASGGDDALATRLATVRGSIADAARVAGRSVDELTLVVVTKYHPASLVRELAALGVTDVGENRHQEAQAKAAELADLGLTWHFVGQLQSKKARQVRRYADVVHSLDRDSVVDAFAPTEAEPDPRVVEGFVQVNLTDDPGRGGVQPDAVEAMVERVLATGTVRLRGVMAVAPLEGSPRAAFARLRTISERVASLAPGATDISAGMSGDHAEAIAEGATHLRIGTAITGNRPVAP
- a CDS encoding RluA family pseudouridine synthase; translation: MSVESRSLPVPDGLAGERVDAALAKLLGFSRSFAADVVAAGGVSVDGVTVGKSDRLHADSWLEVSWSPKEPPRIVPVEVPGMTIVHDDEDIVVVDKPVGVAAHPSPGWDGPTVPGGLAAAGFTIATSGAAERAGIVHRLDVGTSGLMVVAKTETAYTHLKRAFKERTVEKVYHALAQGHPDPSSGTIDAPIGRHPSSDWKFAVTADGKPSVTHYETLEAFRAASLLEVHLETGRTHQIRVHMAATRHPLVGDTTYGADPVLAGELGLTRQWLDAVRLGFAHPRTGEWVSFEASYPEDLQVALDRIRAASA
- a CDS encoding YggT family protein; protein product: MSLVFGILSFALLLYFFVMWGRFALDIVQAYNRSWRPRGGVLVLSEFVYTVTDPPIRAVRKLLPPLRMGPVALDFGWTIVMLVVIILRVIVGTLARSF